The Halictus rubicundus isolate RS-2024b chromosome 3, iyHalRubi1_principal, whole genome shotgun sequence genome includes a region encoding these proteins:
- the Pde8 gene encoding phosphodiesterase 8 isoform X6, giving the protein MASPPNKYFFPSEDEETLQDMLFSNGETEYDSLEEKSPFEETSGVDDDLDYTTAKGPPPSVLLASRKGPQDIDAYPLTNSVPSLVKILLVFPKDDQQMDILATTSRRLGWSVSVAKDREKAVEFFQSRGHELIIIDHRGQRAVEADTICRAIRSSPVYHNSVIIALVKKSYFMYGERDKIVALDLLDTGFNRALMECSHEGILINELVGIYTSALLPRTQLAAANALYLALDRCRDMVHVTSDKHIVQFVNKISEKLLGYKTSEMLGKNIGELVHYENFVVMEQQISKGREFEGNMNCRRKNNQMITINCRVIPFCTSLKKPTHYIYIYDTTYLSENIDPQSPMSPLTTPLQQPAFPKTGPQSTTPRRSSDVKSSIIDDHRRSSLQKLHSMQLEAPITKVIILLSNAITESTSPETAAQIDKAIEMLKVSELYVPHLKEDRSYADPVATDLVGALLASPRKPWESRRSSAESTRLSTIRSLTTAPSSSRMQIKGFRGPQEIAEILDRCLEWNFDIFKLEVLTERRPLLFLGMTIMNLYQVPARLNCDEKIIQNWLAVLEMNYRSQNCYHNSTHAADVLQATARFMQSERLKQILEPLDEVSALIASAAHDVDHPGKSSQFLCNSNSKLAILYNDISVLESHHAALTFKLTLSDDSVNIFKNLERDTYKHVRQTVVDMILATEMTKHFEHLARFMNLCSLKVGDQANGYVDSVDMTVVLQPENVALVKRMMIKCADVSNPARPMKSCIEWTRRIAEEYFTQTDEEKSLKLPVLMPMFDRQTCSIPKSQIGFIDFIINDMIEAWDAFIDMPEMVGYMRQNYDKWKEFNEKGITTLQDIEKIQLTPEMHIYRFT; this is encoded by the exons ATGGCATCCCCTCCGAACAAGTACTTCTTTCCCAGCGAAGATGAAGAGACTTTGCAGGACATGCTCTTCAGCAACG GAGAAACCGAGTACGATAGCTTGGAAGAAAAGTCACCGTTTGAAGAAACTTCGGGCGTGGACGATGACTTGGATTATACGACAGCG AAAGGGCCACCGCCCTCGGTTTTGTTAGCTTCCCGG AAAGGGCCACAGGATATCGACGCTTATCCGTTAACGAACAGTGTTCCTAGTCTCGTAAAA ATATTGTTGGTCTTCCCCAAAGATGATCAACAAATGGATATACTCGCTACCACTTCGAGGCGATTGGGGTGGAGCGTGTCGGTGGCGAAAGATAGGGAAAAAGCAGTGGAGTTTTTCCAAAGTCGGGGTCACGAGCTAATAATCATCGATCATCGGGGGCAACGCGCCGTAGAGGCTGATACAATTTGTAG GGCAATTAGGTCTAGTCCCGTTTACCACAATTCCGTGATTATAGCTCTAGTAAAGAAATC GTACTTCATGTATGGCGAGAGAGATAAAATCGTGGCACTGGATTTACTTGACACGGGCTTTAACAGG GCATTAATGGAGTGTTCCCATGAGGGAATATTAATAAACGAATTAGTGGGGATATATACGAGCGCGTTGCTGCCAAGGACTCAACTCGCAGCTGCCAATGCACTGTATCTGGCACTTGACAGATGCCGTGACATGGTACATGTGACCAGTGATAAACACATTGTACAG TTTGTTAATAAAATCAGCGAAAAGTTACTAGGCTATAAAACGAGCGAAATGTTGGGGAAAAACATCGGAGAGTTGGTGCACTACGAGAACTTCGTGGTGATGGAGCAACAGATCAGCAAGGGCCGGGAGTTCGAAGGGAACATGAACTGCAGACGAAAGAACAACCAGATGATCACTATCAACTGCAGGGTGATACCTTTTTGCACATCGTTAAA AAAACCGACtcattatatatacatatacgacACGACATATCTATCAGAAAACATTGATCCGCAAAGTCCAATGAGTCCACTTACCACGCCTCTGCAGCAGCCAGCGTTCCCAAAAACTGGGCCCCAAAGTACAACGCCGAGGAGGTCCTCCGATGTTAAGTCCAGTATCATTGACG ATCATAGGCGATCCAGTTTGCAGAAACTGCATTCGATGCAATTGGAAGCACCTATCACGAAGGTGATCATTCTTCTCTCAAATGCCATTACGGAATCGACGAGTCCCGAGACAGCAGCGCAAATCGATAAG GCGATAGAGATGCTCAAAGTCTCCGAGTTGTATGTGCCGCATCTTAAAGAGGACAGAAGTTATGCTGATCCCGTAGCGACAGATCTTGTTGGAGCCTTGCTTGCG TCGCCGAGGAAACCATGGGAATCGAGAAGATCATCGGCCGAGTCGACGCGGCTGTCTACTATACGAAGTCTGACGACAGCGCCGAGCAGCTCGCGAATGCAGATCAAGGGGTTCAGGGGGCCCCAAGAAATCGCAGAAATACTCGACAGGTGTTTGGAATGGAATTTCGACATATTCAAGCTCGAGGTTTTGACGGAGAGAAG ACCGCTGCTCTTTCTGGGAATGACTATCATGAACCTATACCAGGTACCGGCAAGATTGAACTGCGACGAGAAAATCATACAGAACTGGTTGGCCGTGCTCGAAATGAATTACAGATCTCAGAACTGTTATCACAATTCGACTCATGCTGCGGACGTCCTTCAAGCGACCGCTAGGTTCATGCAATCTGAGAGGCTAAAACAGATCCTGGAACCTTTGGACGAGGTCTCGGCCCTAATCGCGTCTGCTGCCCACGATGTAGATCATCCGGGAAAATCGAG CCAGTTCCTCTGCAATTCTAACAGCAAATTGGCAATACTTTACAACGATATATCTGTGCTTGAGTCACACCATGCTGCCCTGACGTTCAAGCTAACATTGTCGGACGACAGCGTGAATATCTTCAAG AATTTGGAACGAGACACGTATAAGCATGTTCGTCAAACGGTGGTGGACATGATTCTGGCAACAGAAATGACGAAACACTTCGAACATTTGGCCAGGTTTATGAACTTGTGCAGCTTGAAGGTTGGAGACCAAGCAAAC GGTTACGTCGACTCCGTGGACATGACCGTCGTGTTGCAACCCGAAAACGTGGCACTGGTCAAACGAATGATGATCAAATGTGCGGACGTGTCGAATCCGGCCAGACCAATGAAAAGTTGTATCGAATGGACCAGGCGAATAGCTGAAGAATACTTTACTCAG ACCGACGAGGAGAAAAGTTTGAAGCTGCCTGTTCTGATGCCGATGTTCGACAGGCAAACGTGCTCGATCCCGAAATCGCAAATCGGTTTCATCGATTTCATCATCAACGACATGATCGAGGCCTGGGATG CATTTATCGACATGCCAGAAATGGTTGGATACATGAGACAAAATTACGACAAATGGAAAGAGTTCAAT GAGAAGGGTATAACGACCCTGCAAGACATCGAGAAAATACAACTGACTCCCGAGATGCATATATACCGATTCACGTGA